The Chelonia mydas isolate rCheMyd1 chromosome 3, rCheMyd1.pri.v2, whole genome shotgun sequence genome includes a region encoding these proteins:
- the EMILIN1 gene encoding EMILIN-1 has product MARLWGSLCCLLAGVAWAANYPPRYSLYSGGAAPLTPAAQGSPQAQPGARAASRHRNWCAYVVTRTVSCMVEDGVDTFVKPDYQPCGWGQLQCPRIVTYRSYLRPRYKVAYKTVSDMEWKCCHGYSGDDCLEGPAQGPPLTTTRPRPKPGRPTLSGFGNPLSGLGGEGRGEAEKVKQLEEKVQSLSKQLQDLQATTEKLLQEGHKAVELSLNGKQPADAAAQPEVKETLNEIQRHLQRLDNRISSHDAELTNLSNGQGPGQGPGAPPGGALLLQEVERRVQESCAACLEGSEGLRRQQAEDRERMRGLEKLISSVDQRNREAVESIQRHVSGLAGRLPKDCCSQLDELRGRVADLERGLDRVSGSFAILNGRLDHELAGLEPAGAGQALEGRLVEMEGRLNATQRRLEEHHAQQLPHLHGHLAGELSRRLSGAEGELANVAGQLSGFQAHVQRALVNLSRDVETLKDSVAQSVAVATEQQGPGVGCSQPCPTPQTPSLGSRDSQTSDILSELPRRVQDNEVQLQSHGSALHQLSSSRDGLASSVRALQAEGKKLRELVGANGESLGRLAATIDKLESQRLGAGGSATDPSAKDLALYFNRTGARLGRLEAELGALSGTGQAEQRGCSQACAALQEEVGRLRGEVAACTGACPLLPRKPEQGREPVEAHKPLDGFSVFGGTSAVDLKSLQGELSEVILSFSSLNDTLRGLQSTVDKHQTDLHELGSTKDRIIAEINKVQAEATERAAESEERLEGVTHQLHQLGGTLRGEAGECRRAAGGLEQRLAKLEGVCERLDAVSGSLRKVKEGLSKHVTGLWGCLQEVNGTLRTHGALLDKLQDARLGTIHPRLSTLNASLLRLQGEVHNLTHLDLAGPPGPPGPEGPMGRPGPSGPAGPSGKDGEQGPMGPPGLPGEQGPVGEAAVVPRVAFSAALTSRHVEPGTIPFDRLLVNDGEAYDPYTGVFTVPVSGRYFISAVLTGHRSEKVEAVLSRSNQGIARSDSGGYQPEGLENKPVAENQPSPGSLGVFNLLLQLEAGETLCVDLVTGQLAHSSDEPLTVFSGVLLYPSPGDEAG; this is encoded by the exons GTATCGCAGTTACCTGAGGCCCCGCTATAAGGTGGCCTATAAGACCGTGTCGGACATGGAGTGGAAATGCTGCCATGGCTACTCGGGTGACGACTGCCTGGAGgggccagcccagggcccccctcTCACCACCACCCGCCCGCGCCCCAAGCCCGGCCGCCCCACGCTTTCCGGCTTTGGGAACCCCCTGAGCGGCCTGGGCGGAGAAG GCCGGGGAGAGGCGGAGAAGGTgaagcagctggaggagaaggtgcAGAGCCTGAGCAAGCAGCTGCAGGACCTGCAGGCCACCACGGAGAAGCTGCTGCAGGAGGGGCACAAGGCGGTGGAGCTGTCGCTCAACGGGAAGCAGCCGGCCGACGCGGCCGCCCAGCCCGAGGTGAAGGAGACCCTCAACGAGATCCAGAGGCATCTGCAGCGCCTGGACAACCGCATCTCCAGCCACGACGCCGAGCTGACCAATCTCAGCAACGGGCAGGGGcccgggcaggggccgggggcccCGCCAGGAGGGGCACTGCTCCTGCAGGAGGTGGAGCGGCGGGTGCAGGAGTCCTGCGCCGCCTGCCTGGAGGGCAGCGAGGGCCTGCGGCGGCAGCAGGCCGAGGACCGCGAGCGCATGCGGGGCCTGGAGAAACTGATCAGCTCTGTGGACCAGCGCAACCGGGAGGCGGTGGAGAGCATCCAGCGGCACGTGAGCGGCCTGGCAGGGCGCCTGCCCAAGGactgctgctcccagctggaTGAGCTGCGCGGCAGGGTGGCTGACCTGGAGCGGGGGCTGGACCGCGTCTCTGGCTCCTTCGCCATCCTCAATGGGCGCCTGGACCACGAGCTGGCTGGTCTGGAGccggcaggggcggggcaggcgcTGGAGGGCCGGCTGGTGGAGATGGAGGGGCGTCTGAACGCCACCCAGCGCCGCCTGGAGGAGCACCACGCCCAGCAGCTGCCCCACCTGCACGGCCACCTGGCGGGGGAGCTGAGCAGGCGGCTCAGTGGGGCCGAGGGGGAGCTCGCCAACGTGGCCGGCCAGCTGAGCGGCTTCCAGGCCCACGTGCAGCGGGCCCTGGTCAACCTGAGCCGCGACGTGGAGACGCTGAAGGACAGCGTGGCTCAGAGCGTGGCTGTGGCGACAGAGCAGCAGGGCCCGGGCGTGGggtgcagccagccctgccccacgccccagACCCCCTCTCTGGGCAGCCGGGACTCGCAGACCAGCGACATCCTCAGTGAGCTGCCGCGCCGGGTGCAGGATAACgaagtgcagctgcagagccatggCTCCGCCCTGCACCAGCTCAGCAGCTCCAGGGACGGGCTGGCCAGCTCCGTGCGGGCCCTGCAGGCCGAGGGGAAGAAGCTGCGGGAGCTGGTGGGGGCCAACGGGGAGTCGCTAGGGCGCCTGGCGGCCACGATCGACAAGCTGGAGAGCCAGCGGCTGGGCGCAGGGGGCAGCGCCACCGACCCTAGCGCCAAGGACCTGGCGCTCTACTTCAACCGCACGGGGGCGCGGCTGGGCCGGCTGGAGGCCGAGCTGGGGGCGCTGAGCGGCACGGGGCAGGCCGAGCAGCGCGGCTGCAGCCAGGCctgcgctgccctgcaggaggaggtgggcCGGCTGCGCGGGGAGGTGGCGGCCTGCACTGGCGCTTGCCCGCTGCTGCCCAGGAAGCCGGAGCAGGGCCGGGAGCCCGTGGAGGCCCACAAGCCCCTGGACGGCTTCAGCGTCTTCGGGGGCACGTCGGCCGTGGACCTGAAGTCGCTGCAGGGCGAGCTGTCCGAGGTGATCCTGAGCTTCAGCTCCCTGAACGACACGCTGCGCGGGCTGCAGAGCACCGTGGACAAGCACCAGACCGACCTCCACGAGCTGGGCTCCACCAAGGACCGCATCATCGCCGAGATCAACAAGGTGCAGGCCGAGGCCACGGAGCGCGCGGCCGAGAGCGAGGAGCGGCTGGAGGGGGTGACGCACCAGCTGCACCAGCTGGGGGGCACGCTGCGGGGCGAGGCCGGGGAGTGCCGGCGCGCGGCCGGCGGCCtggagcagcggctggccaaGCTGGAGGGCGTCTGCGAGCGGCTGGACGCCGTCTCCGGCAGCCTGCGCAAGGTCAAGGAGGGGCTGAGCAAGCACGTGACGGGGCTGTGGGGCTGCCTGCAGGAGGTGAACGGCACCCTGCGCACCCACGGCGCCCTGCTCGACAAGCTGCAGGATGCCCGCCTGGGCACCATCCACCCCCGCCTGAGCACCCTCAACGCCTCCCTGCTGCGCCTGCAGGGCGAGGTGCACAACCTCACGCACCTGGACCTGGCAG GACCCCCCGGCCCACCTGGACCCGAAGGCCCCATGGGAAGACCGGGTCCCTCAGGGCCAGCAGGGCCCTCAGGCAAGGATGGAGAACAAGGCCCCATGGGACCCCCAG GGCTCCCTGGCGAGCAAG GCCCGGTGGGCGAGGCGGCCGTGGTGCCCAGAGTCGCCTTCTCGGCCGCGCTGACGTCCCGGCACGTGGAGCCCGGTACCATCCCCTTCGACAGGCTGCTGGTGAACGACGGGGAGGCCTACGACCCCTACACCG GTGTCTTCACTGTGCCCGTGTCCGGGCGGTACTTCATCAGCGCCGTGCTGACGGGGCACCGGAGCGAGAAGGTCGAGGCCGTGCTGTCGCGCTCCAACCAGGGCATCGCCCGCAGCGACTCGGGCGGCTACCAGCCCGAGGGCCTGGAGAACAAGCCGGTGGCCGAGAACCAGCCCAGCCCGGGCTCCCTGGGCGTCTTCaacctgctgctgcagctggaggCCGGCGAGACGCTCTGCGTGGACCTGGTGACGGGCCAGCTGGCCCACTCCTCCGACGAGCCGCTCACCGTCTTCAGCGGGGTGCTGCTGTACCCCAGCCCGGGGGACGAGGCCGGCTAG